From the Solanum stenotomum isolate F172 chromosome 4, ASM1918654v1, whole genome shotgun sequence genome, one window contains:
- the LOC125861416 gene encoding uncharacterized protein LOC125861416 produces the protein MSLEKQVAQVANSLNLRPLGGLAGDTKPNPKQLHVLRIRSGLQLEELAPKKRDIEVSNKENRVEEVVKNSNVEVPVPQKKLPPQFPERLKKQNEDECFGKFLSLLKQVHINLPLVDILQGIPKYANYVKDIVASKRRLTEYETVALTEECSSRIQNRLPKKLKDPGSFTVQTTIGQSVQARGLCDLGASINLMPLYLYQKLGLGSPKRTTVILQLADRSITRPEGVLEDVLVQVGSLIFSVDFVVLDFEPDSEVPFIFGRPFLATGRTLIDVVAELSAITVVDHIVESQVVVPEDLLERVLVGHEIEGDTEAQEIESCLNLALVHTRRNQVESLERELGAPPKPSIEEASTLELKTLLAHLRYAYLGTNETLPIILSAELSDLQVDAALRILKRRRKAIGWQMDDIHGISLALCMHKIYIEEDHKPKAQHQR, from the exons ATGAGTTTAGAGAAACAAGTTGCGCAAGTGGCTAATTCCTTGAACTTGCGTCCTCTGGGCGGGCTTGCCGGTGATACTAAGCCAAATCCAAAGCAATTGCATGTGTTAAGAATTAGAAGTGGGCTGCAATTAGAGGAACTAGCTCCAAAGAAAAGAGACATTGAGGTAAGTAACAAAGAAAATAGGGTGGAAGAGGTAGTAAAAAACTCCAATGTAGAGGTACCTGTTCCTCAAAAGAAATTACCACCTCAATTTCCAGAGAGGCTGAAAAAGCAGAATGAAGATGAATGCTTTggtaagtttctctctcttcttaaACAAGTTCACATTAATCTACCTTTGGTTGACATTTTGCAGGGTATCCCGAAGTATGCTAACTACGTGAAGGACATAGTAGCCAGCAAGAGGAGACTTACTGAATATGAAACTGTAGCACTTACTGAGGAGTGCAGCTCAAGGATCCAAAACAGATTgcccaaaaagttaaaagatccGGGTAGTTTTACTGTGCAGACTACAATTGGACAAAGTGTTCAAGCCCGGGggttgtgtgatttgggggcAAGTATAAATTTGATGCCTCTATATTTGTATCAAAAGCTTGGGTTAGGTAGTCCAAAGAGAACCACTGTTATTCTCCAACTTGCAGATAGATCCATTACTAGGCCAGAGGGTGTGTTAGAAGATGTGTTAGTGCAAGTAGGTTCATTGATTTTTTCGGTAGATTTTGTGGTCTTAGACTTTGAACCCGATTCTGAAGTTCCATTCATTTTTGGACGACCTTTCTTGGCCACGGGTAGGACATTGATTGATGTAGTAGCTG agttgtctgCTATTACTGTGGTTGATCACATAGTAGAATCACAAGTAGTTGTGCCCGAAGATCTTTTAGAAAGAGTGTTAGTGGGTCATGAGATAGAGGGAGACACTGAAGCTCAAGAGATTGAATCATGCTTAAATCTAGCACTAGTACACACTCGTAGGAATCAAGTGGAGTCACTAGAGCGCGAGTTGGGGGCCCCACCAAAGCCATCAATAGAAGAAGCCAGTACTTTGGAACTAAAAACCCTACTAGCTCACCTAAGGTATGCTTATTTGGGTACTAATGAAACCTTGCCTATTATACTTTCTGCTGAATTGTCTGACTTACAGGTTGATGCGGCATTGAGGATCTTAAAGAGGAGGAGGAAAGCAATTGGATGGCAGATGGATGATATTCATGGGATTAGTTTGGCTTTATGCATGCACAAAATTTACATAGAAGAGGATCACAAACCCAAAGCACAACATCAACGTTGA